The Pirellulaceae bacterium genome includes a region encoding these proteins:
- a CDS encoding NYN domain-containing protein, translating into MAILIDGYNLLFTIGLPRGADGPRKLEAARFSLLDFLVLQLLPSEVAATTVVFDAKQSCRAENSHFDHRGITVRFAHEQEEADDLLEILIAADPHPDRLLVVSSDRRVQTAAVRRSAQVVESEAWLEHLQGRGVVSAAEDLGSENQDDQRQHQPSPDEIQHWLDEFCGMEPDGVDRAKGGHGVDGAGDREGRRDSTSRSLGGKNLTSADEDSDPPAAEPVDRSDPAWNPFPPGYGEDLG; encoded by the coding sequence ATGGCAATTTTGATTGACGGTTACAACCTGTTGTTTACGATCGGGCTTCCGCGCGGGGCAGACGGTCCTCGTAAGCTTGAAGCGGCTCGGTTTTCACTGCTCGATTTCTTGGTATTGCAACTTTTGCCATCGGAAGTGGCTGCCACGACGGTCGTCTTTGATGCCAAGCAGTCTTGCCGCGCCGAGAATTCTCATTTTGATCACCGTGGGATCACGGTTCGGTTTGCCCACGAGCAAGAGGAGGCGGATGATCTGTTGGAGATTTTGATTGCCGCGGATCCTCATCCAGATCGGTTGTTAGTCGTTTCTAGCGATCGTCGAGTGCAAACTGCTGCGGTGCGGCGAAGTGCTCAAGTCGTTGAAAGCGAAGCGTGGTTAGAGCATTTGCAGGGGCGGGGCGTTGTATCGGCTGCGGAGGATTTAGGCAGCGAAAATCAAGATGATCAGAGGCAACACCAACCAAGTCCGGATGAAATACAGCATTGGCTCGATGAATTCTGCGGCATGGAGCCGGATGGTGTCGATCGTGCTAAGGGTGGACATGGAGTCGACGGGGCAGGGGATCGTGAAGGGCGTCGGGATTCAACTTCCCGTTCTTTGGGGGGCAAGAATTTGACTTCGGCAGATGAAGATTCGGACCCGCCGGCTGCAGAGCCGGTCGATCGGTCGGATCCAGCCTGGAATCCTTTCCCGCCGGGCTATGGCGAGGACCTGGGTTGA
- the solA gene encoding N-methyl-L-tryptophan oxidase translates to MKVFDAVVIGTGGIGSAAIYHLAKHGLRVAGIDQFTVAHDQGSSHGQSRIIRQAYFEHPDYVPLLRRAYQLWHELETETETNLFDQIGLVEFGPPHETLIQGIQASARQHNLAIETLSARESQERFPLFRVPEEMVAIFEPTAGVLHVESCVKSHIRAAVAHHAELHLNCRVNRIDLESNPIVLATNSERFQTERLIVCGGAWTSKLLPIPVKLKVARKHIHWFHTDDRRWEASQPCPAFFYQRPQGYFYGFPAFDQFGVKVAEHSGADAIDDPAAVDRSPDPVDEQRVHEFISTQLVNVNLERTRHEVCLYTLSEDEHFIVDSHPSNPRVAFAAGMSGHGFKFASVLGEILANLVLHGGSPHPIDFLSLARFR, encoded by the coding sequence ATGAAAGTTTTTGATGCAGTGGTGATAGGCACTGGCGGCATCGGCAGTGCAGCGATTTACCATCTCGCCAAGCACGGCCTACGGGTGGCTGGAATCGACCAATTCACTGTCGCCCACGACCAAGGGAGTTCACACGGCCAAAGCCGCATCATTCGACAAGCCTATTTCGAACACCCGGACTACGTCCCTCTGCTCAGGCGAGCCTATCAATTGTGGCACGAACTCGAAACCGAGACCGAGACCAATCTCTTCGATCAAATTGGATTGGTTGAATTCGGCCCTCCCCATGAAACCCTAATCCAAGGCATCCAAGCTAGTGCTCGGCAACACAACCTTGCGATCGAAACCCTCTCCGCTCGGGAGTCGCAAGAACGGTTCCCGTTATTTCGTGTGCCCGAAGAGATGGTTGCGATTTTCGAACCCACTGCCGGGGTGCTTCACGTCGAGTCTTGCGTAAAAAGTCACATCCGCGCAGCGGTAGCTCATCACGCCGAATTACACCTTAACTGCCGAGTCAATCGAATCGACCTGGAAAGCAATCCAATCGTCCTCGCCACCAATTCGGAAAGGTTCCAGACCGAGCGATTGATTGTCTGTGGAGGCGCGTGGACAAGTAAACTACTGCCAATCCCGGTCAAATTAAAGGTCGCCCGCAAACACATCCACTGGTTTCACACCGACGACAGGCGATGGGAGGCAAGCCAACCGTGCCCGGCTTTTTTCTACCAACGCCCTCAAGGCTATTTCTATGGCTTCCCAGCCTTTGACCAATTCGGAGTCAAAGTCGCAGAACACAGCGGGGCAGACGCCATCGACGACCCCGCTGCAGTGGACCGATCTCCGGACCCAGTGGATGAACAACGCGTGCACGAATTCATCTCAACCCAACTCGTCAACGTGAACTTAGAACGTACTCGACATGAAGTCTGCCTGTACACACTTTCGGAAGACGAACACTTCATCGTCGACTCACACCCCAGCAATCCACGCGTCGCTTTTGCGGCAGGCATGTCGGGACATGGCTTCAAGTTTGCCAGCGTATTGGGCGAGATCCTTGCGAACCTCGTGCTGCACGGCGGCTCACCACACCCCATCGACTTCCTCTCACTGGCACGATTTCGTTGA
- a CDS encoding phosphatidylinositol-specific phospholipase C/glycerophosphodiester phosphodiesterase family protein gives MFQRVSSCAWLSWLLLLVGACWGNAEIVPLKATHAHNDYYHPRPLLDALEQGFCSVEADVFLVDGKLLVAHSRGEIDPSKTLQALYLDPLRSRVEKNEGRVYRRGPEFTLLVDFKSVGPATFIALREQLKPYREMLTSFHDGVVANRAVQLVISGNRPIELIDDSDSRYVFVDGRLADLETDPLPLLMPLISDRWTSHFRWRGEGQMSVAEQEKLDAIVKRCHDRQQRIRFWATPDSPAVWGRLHDAGVDLINTDDLSGLAGFLQGKATQAASP, from the coding sequence ATGTTTCAACGCGTTTCTTCATGCGCTTGGCTAAGTTGGCTGTTGCTGTTGGTGGGGGCGTGTTGGGGGAACGCCGAGATTGTTCCGCTTAAGGCGACGCACGCTCACAATGATTATTACCATCCGCGGCCGTTGTTGGATGCTTTAGAACAAGGTTTTTGTAGCGTTGAGGCGGATGTGTTTCTGGTCGATGGTAAACTTTTAGTTGCGCATAGTCGTGGTGAAATCGATCCCTCGAAAACGCTTCAGGCTTTGTATCTTGATCCGCTACGTTCCCGCGTGGAAAAAAACGAAGGCCGTGTCTATCGACGCGGTCCCGAATTCACTCTGCTAGTTGACTTCAAATCGGTGGGGCCAGCAACTTTTATTGCCCTTCGTGAGCAGTTAAAACCCTATCGCGAAATGCTCACTTCTTTTCACGATGGAGTGGTCGCAAATCGGGCTGTGCAGCTCGTGATTAGCGGTAATCGGCCGATCGAGTTGATTGACGATAGTGATTCCCGCTACGTCTTTGTGGATGGTCGGTTGGCTGACCTCGAAACGGACCCTCTTCCGTTATTGATGCCCCTTATCAGTGATCGATGGACGTCCCACTTTCGATGGCGAGGCGAAGGGCAGATGTCAGTTGCAGAGCAGGAAAAGCTAGATGCGATCGTTAAACGTTGTCATGATCGCCAGCAACGAATTCGATTTTGGGCGACACCCGATTCGCCGGCTGTGTGGGGCCGCTTGCATGATGCGGGAGTCGATCTGATCAATACGGATGACCTGTCGGGCCTGGCAGGTTTCTTGCAAGGCAAGGCAACGCAGGCTGCTTCGCCTTGA
- a CDS encoding VPLPA-CTERM sorting domain-containing protein — protein MTKRLLRVCLAVALVAGIQSATLAATVPLSDLLAGGVFASGDKIFTDFSYSKNGDMPPAEVVNVIDITDNDGNYGIRFQGSFVDNAGGNASDALITFNVSVPDDSAYEIVGVNLTANPAVFNGTGLASVTETFVPTIPDNKLVVYDFGGGDDKLTDSISFDGYKMLPVQKDIILHATGDTGAATMSFIDQTFVQQVPEPASLTLLLGSLAGLGLLRRRK, from the coding sequence ATGACGAAACGTTTATTGCGAGTTTGCCTTGCGGTGGCGTTAGTCGCGGGAATTCAGTCAGCCACCCTCGCGGCGACAGTGCCATTGTCCGATTTACTTGCCGGGGGCGTGTTTGCGTCTGGAGACAAGATTTTCACCGATTTTTCCTATTCGAAAAACGGTGACATGCCGCCCGCCGAAGTTGTCAACGTGATCGACATCACCGACAACGATGGAAATTATGGAATTCGCTTCCAGGGCTCGTTTGTCGACAACGCCGGTGGAAACGCATCCGATGCGCTGATCACTTTCAACGTGAGTGTCCCGGATGACTCAGCCTACGAGATTGTGGGTGTCAATTTGACCGCCAATCCGGCGGTCTTCAACGGAACTGGTTTGGCATCGGTGACGGAGACGTTCGTTCCGACGATTCCAGACAATAAGTTGGTGGTCTACGATTTTGGTGGCGGCGACGACAAGTTGACCGACTCCATTTCCTTTGACGGTTACAAAATGCTTCCTGTGCAAAAAGATATCATTCTTCATGCCACGGGTGACACGGGTGCTGCGACGATGTCGTTTATCGATCAGACATTTGTCCAACAAGTACCTGAACCTGCTAGTCTGACCCTTTTGTTGGGAAGCCTTGCAGGGCTAGGATTGCTGCGTCGACGAAAATAG
- a CDS encoding DNA-directed RNA polymerase subunit alpha C-terminal domain-containing protein, with product MSQVMDFDVRDVVLSDGSFGPQEIKQIIDSVSQDATRLTVLRDAVAELETRESHTPASTVRLGVCQYLLGQYELSYKTLSNADGGALAHFYQGKAKLYLCNYDAATTSFESAKRAGYDPGICELGVTESLRGSRKSEEALQRLDNLSGAVEQTAGYLYQRGATIAALGGNPEEVCALYERAVESDGGHAGALFGLALENDRRGNDDVAVGLYQRATARFPSHVGALLNLGILYEDREQYDRAQKCYQRILDSFPAHDRANLFLQDAQASGDMYYDEEAQKKRDRMSQVLGVPVTDFELSVRSRNCLQKMGIGTLGDLTRCTEQELLASKNFGETSLIEIREMLRSKGLDLGQFAHEKAEPEPTIDYQNMSPDEQALLERPISELNLSVRARKCMVRLGISTVGELLRRTGDDLLECKNFGVTSLTEVREKLTQHALKLRGD from the coding sequence ATGTCTCAAGTGATGGATTTCGACGTACGCGATGTTGTTCTTTCTGACGGTTCGTTTGGTCCGCAGGAAATCAAACAGATCATTGATTCGGTCAGTCAGGACGCAACCCGTTTGACGGTATTACGCGATGCGGTTGCCGAACTTGAAACACGCGAGAGCCACACGCCGGCCTCCACGGTGCGGCTAGGAGTTTGCCAATATCTGCTTGGCCAATATGAGCTTTCTTACAAGACGCTCTCGAACGCCGACGGTGGTGCGCTTGCACACTTCTATCAGGGCAAAGCGAAGCTTTACCTTTGCAACTACGATGCGGCCACGACAAGTTTCGAGTCGGCCAAGCGAGCTGGTTACGACCCGGGCATTTGTGAGTTAGGAGTCACCGAGTCGCTGCGTGGCTCAAGGAAAAGCGAAGAAGCTTTACAGCGGCTCGACAATCTTTCCGGTGCGGTCGAACAAACGGCCGGCTATTTGTACCAGCGAGGAGCGACGATTGCGGCTCTTGGCGGCAACCCCGAAGAGGTTTGTGCGTTGTACGAACGGGCGGTTGAATCTGATGGCGGCCACGCGGGCGCACTGTTTGGGCTCGCGTTGGAAAACGACCGGCGTGGGAATGACGATGTGGCCGTTGGCCTTTACCAACGGGCTACAGCTCGTTTCCCCAGCCACGTCGGTGCCTTGCTCAACCTCGGCATTCTTTACGAAGACCGTGAGCAATACGATCGGGCTCAAAAGTGCTATCAACGCATCCTCGATTCGTTCCCGGCACACGACCGAGCCAATCTATTTTTGCAGGATGCTCAAGCGTCCGGCGACATGTATTACGACGAGGAAGCACAAAAGAAACGCGACCGGATGTCTCAGGTTCTGGGTGTCCCCGTCACCGACTTCGAACTCTCGGTCAGAAGCCGTAATTGCCTGCAGAAAATGGGAATCGGAACGCTTGGCGATTTGACGCGTTGCACCGAGCAGGAATTGTTAGCCAGCAAGAACTTTGGCGAAACGTCCCTCATTGAAATCCGAGAAATGCTGCGGTCCAAGGGGTTGGATCTCGGACAGTTCGCACATGAAAAAGCTGAGCCTGAACCGACAATCGACTACCAAAACATGTCGCCCGACGAGCAAGCTCTGCTGGAACGCCCCATCTCTGAGCTCAACCTGTCGGTTCGAGCGAGAAAGTGCATGGTGCGACTCGGCATTAGCACCGTTGGCGAACTATTACGCCGCACGGGCGATGATCTCCTTGAGTGCAAGAACTTCGGCGTAACCAGCCTGACCGAAGTTCGAGAAAAACTGACTCAGCATGCGCTGAAACTTCGGGGTGACTGA